The following coding sequences are from one Bos mutus isolate GX-2022 chromosome 22, NWIPB_WYAK_1.1, whole genome shotgun sequence window:
- the QARS1 gene encoding glutamine--tRNA ligase, whose product MAALDSLSLFTGLGLSEQKARETLKNTVLSAQLREAATQAQQTLGSSIDKATGTLLYGLASRLRDPRRLSFLVSYITSRKIHTETQLSAALEYVRSHPLDPINTEDFEQECGVGVVVTPEQIEEAVEAAINRHRAKLLVERYHFSMGLLMGEARAALKWADGKMIKHEVDMQVLHLLGPKTETDLEKKPKVAKAQPEETDQRTAKDVVENGEAVVQTLSLMEQLRGEALKFHKPGENYKTPGYVTTPHTMDLLKQHLDITGGQVRTRFPPEPNGILHIGHAKAINFNFGYAKANNGICFLRFDDTNPEKEEAKFFTAIYDMVAWLGYTPYKVTYASDYFDQLYAWAVELIRRDQAYVCHQRGEELKGHNPLPSPWRDRPIEESLLLFEAMRKGKFAEGEATLRMKLVMEDGKMDPVAYRVKYTPHHRTGDTWCIYPTYDYTHCLCDSIEHITHSLCTKEFQARRSSYFWLCNALDVYCPVQWEYGRLNLHYAVVSKRKILQLVAAGAVRDWDDPRLFTLTALRRRGFPPEAINNFCARVGVTVAQTTMEPHLLEACVRDVLNDTAPRAMAVLEPLQVVITNFPATKALDIQVPNFPADETKGFHQVPFGSTVFIERMDFKEEPEPGYKRLAWGQPVGLRHTGYVIELQHVVKGPSGCVESLKVTCRRADAGEKPKAFIHWVSQPLTCEIRLYERLFQHKNPEDPAEVPGGFLSDLNPASLQVVEAALVDCSVALAKPFDKFQFERLGYFSVDPDSNQGQLVFNRTVTLKEDPGKV is encoded by the exons ATGGCGGCTCTGGACTCCTTGTCGCTCTTCACTGGCCTCGGCCTGAGCGAGCAGAAGGCCCGCGAAACGCTCAAGAACACGGTTCTGAGCGCGCAGCTACGCGAGGCGGCGACCCAG GCGCAGCAGACTCTGGGCTCCTCCATCGACAAGGCTACCGGGACCCTGCTCTATGGATTGGCCTCCCGACTCCGGGATCCTCGGCGCCTTTCTTTTCTCGTGAGCTACATAACCAGTAGGAAGATCCACACTGAGACCCAGCTGAGCG CTGCCCTTGAGTATGTGCGGAGTCATCCCTTGGATCCCATCAACACTGAGGACTTCGAGCAGGAATGCGGTGTGGGCGTTGTGGTGACCCCAGAACAGATTGAAGAGGCC GTGGAGGCTGCCATAAATCGCCACCGAGCCAAGCTCCTGGTAGAGCGTTACCATTTCAGCATGGGGCTGCTGATGG GAGAGGCTCGGGCTGCACTCAAGTGGGCAGATGGCAAAATGATCAAGCATGAAGTAGACATGCAG GTCCTCCATCTTCTGGGTCCCAAGACAGAGACTGATCTGGAGAAGAAGCCCAAG GTGGCAAAGGCTCAGCCAGAAGAGACAGACCAAAGGACAGCAAAGGATGTGGTGGAGAATG GTGAGGCTGTTGTTCAGACCCTGTCTCTGATGGAGCAGCTCCGAGGCGAGGCACTTAAGTTCCACAAACCTG GTGAGAACTACAAGACCCCGGGCTATGTGACCACTCCTCATACCATGGATCTACTGAAGCAGCACCTGGACATCACTGGAGGACAG GTTCGTACCCGGTTCCCGCCAGAACCCAATGGAATCCTGCACATTGGACATGCCAAAGCAATCAATTTCAATTTTGGCTATGCCAAG GCCAACAATGGGATCTGTTTCCTGCGCTTTGATGACACCAACCCTGAGAAAGAGGAAGCAAAGTTCTTCACTGCCATATACGACATGGTGGCCTGGCTGG GTTACACCCCTTACAAGGTGACATATGCCTCCGATTATTTTGACCAGCTGTATGCCTGGGCTGTGGAGCTTATCCGCAG GGATCAGGCCTACGTGTGCCACCAGCGAGGAGAGGAGCTCAAAGGCCACAACCCACTGCCCTCACCCTGGAGAGACCGTCCCATAGAGGAGTCGCTGCTGCTCTTCGAG GCAATGCGCAAGGGCAAGTTTGCTGAGGGTGAGGCCACATTGCGGATGAAGCTGGTGATGGAGGATGGCAAGATGGACCCCGTGGCCTACCGCGTCAAGTACACGCCGCACCACCGCACGGGGGACACCTG GTGCATCTACCCCACCTATGACTACACGCACTGCCTCTGTGACTCCATCGAGCACATCACCCACTCACTCTGCACCAAGGAATTCCAGGCCCG ACGCTCCTCCTACTTCTGGTTGTGCAATGCGCTGGACGTCTACTGTCCTGTGCAGTGGGAGTACGGCCGCCTCAATCTGCACTATGCTGTCGTCTCCAAGAGGAAGATTCTCCAGCTTGTGGCGGCTGGCGCTGTGCG ggattgggacgatccccggCTCTTCACGCTCACAGCCTTACGACGCCGGGGCTTTCCGCCCGAGGCTATCAACAACTTCTGTGCTCGG GTGGGAGTGACAGTGGCACAGACCACAATGGAACCACATCTGCTAGAAGCCTGTGTGCGTGATGTGCTGAATGACACAGCCCCTCGGGCCATGGCTGTGCTGGAGCCGTTACAGGTGGTCATCACCAATTTTCCTGCCACCAAG GCCTTGGACATCCAGGTGCCCAACTTCCCAGCTGATGAGACCAAGGGCTTCCATCAGGTTCCTTTTGGATCCACTGTTTTCATTGAAAGGATGGACTTCAAAGAG GAGCCAGAGCCAGGCTATAAGCGCCTGGCATGGGGCCAGCCCGTGGGCCTGAGGCATACAGGCTACGTCATCGAGCTGCAGCATGTTGTCAAG GGCCCCAGTGGCTGTGTGGAAAGCCTCAAGGTGACCTGCAGGCGCGCAGATGCTGGTGAAAAGCCCAAGGCATTTATTCACTGGGTATCACAGCCTCTGACATGTGAGATCCGCCTCTATGAGCGACT ATTTCAGCACAAGAACCCCGAGGATCCTGCTGAGGTGCCTGGTGGATTCTTAAGTGACCTGAACCCG GCCTCGCTACAAGTGGTGGAGGCTGCATTAGTGGACTGTTCTGTGGCCCTGGCAAAGCCCTTCGACAAGTTCCAATTTGAGCGCCTTGGTTACTTTTCCGTGGATCCAGACAGCAACCAGGGACAG CTTGTCTTCAACCGAACCGTCACACTGAAGGAGGACCCAGGAAAAGTGTGA